The following proteins are encoded in a genomic region of Microtus ochrogaster isolate Prairie Vole_2 chromosome 5, MicOch1.0, whole genome shotgun sequence:
- the Tmem158 gene encoding transmembrane protein 158, producing GTPPNASANASFTGEPSAPRLLASAAPAPPERAGPEEAPAAPCNISVQRQMLSSLLVRWGRPRGLQCDLLLFSTNAHGRAFFAAAFHRVGPPLLIEHLGLAAGGAQQDLRLCVGCGWVRGRLRAPAGAPTALPAYPAAEPGPLWLQGEPRHFCCLDFSLEELQGEPGWRLNRKPIESTLVACFMTLVIVVWSVAALIWPVPIIAGFLPNGMEQRRTTAGAPAAAPAAVPAGTSTAAAAAAAAAAAAAAAVTSGVAPK from the coding sequence GGGACGCCCCCGAACGCCTCGGCCAACGCATCCTTCACCGGCGAGCCCTCCGCCCCGCGCCTGCTGGCCTCGGCGGCACCCGCGCCCCCCGAGCGCGCGGGCCCAGAGGAGGCTCCGGCGGCGCCCTGCAACATCAGCGTGCAACGGCAGATGCTGAGCTCGCTGCTCGTGCGCTGGGGCCGCCCACGGGGCTTGCAGTGCGACCTGCTGCTCTTCTCTACCAACGCGCACGGCCGCGCCTTCTTCGCCGCCGCCTTCCATCGTGTCGGGCCACCGCTGCTCATCGAGCATCTGGGGCTGGCGGCCGGCGGCGCGCAGCAGGACCTGCGCTTGTGCGTGGGCTGCGGCTGGGTGCGTGGCCGCCTACGGGCCCCAGCCGGGGCTCCCACAGCGCTGCCTGCCTACCCCGCGGCTGAACCCGGGCCGCTGTGGCTGCAGGGCGAGCCTCGTCACTTCTGTTGCCTGGACTTCAGCCTGGAGGAGCTGCAGGGCGAACCGGGCTGGCGGCTGAACCGCAAGCCCATCGAGTCGACGCTGGTGGCCTGCTTCATGACCCTGGTCATCGTGGTGTGGAGCGTGGCCGCCCTCATCTGGCCGGTGCCCATCATTGCCGGCTTCCTGCCCAACGGCATGGAGCAGCGCCGGACCACCGCCGGCGCCCCCGCGGCCGCTCCAGCCGCCGTACCGGCAGGGACctccaccgccgccgccgccgccgctgctgctgcagccgccgccgccgcggccGTCACCTCGGGGGTAGCCCCCAAGTGA